In the genome of Cryptomeria japonica chromosome 8, Sugi_1.0, whole genome shotgun sequence, one region contains:
- the LOC131046361 gene encoding uncharacterized protein LOC131046361 isoform X1 has protein sequence MSRGYASLPTSHLPGSVPAVIDSDPRLLKSGEANLQIFPPTPNTGLSRPWGYQPTHSVDDAPGGVGAVGEGNAQPSNGWKGFFSITSYRPYFNVDTYDVVERIIHSLYPHRGDFVEKIAHNPDMYGPIWISTTLVFLAAVLGNYASYLSFEPSTTDTEWVYDINYVTLAAAIFYAYICLVPVGFYFLHQFLGINSSLVQTWCLFGYSLFIFIPASFLMLIPLEVFKWIIIALVGLESAFFVGHNMQSQIKAHSNNWTIPVFSSFVLQLCLALVIKLCFFA, from the exons GCTGTGATAGACAGTGATCCAAGGCTGCTGAAATCTGGAG AAGCAAACCTACAGATATTTCCACCAACACCGAACACTGGTTTAAGCAGACCGTGGGGATATCAACCTACACACAGTGTTGATG ATGCACCTGGCGGGGTTGGTGCTGTTGGTGAGGGGAATGCACAGCCATCAAATGGATGGAAAGGTTTTTTCAGCATTACATCCTACAGGCCTTACTTCAATGTGGACACTTATGATGTGGTTGAGAGAATTATCCACTCGCTGTATCCACACCGTGGAGACTTTGTTGAAAAGATTGCCCACAACCCTGATAT GTATGGACCTATCTGGATCTCTACAACTCTAGTCTTCTTGGCAGCTGTTCTCGGAAATTATGCATCCTATTTATCTTTTGAGCCAAGTACCACTGATACAGAATGGGTTTATGACATCAATTATGTGACCCTGGCTGCAGCcatattctatgcatatatatgccTTGTTCCAGTTGGATTCTACTTTTTACACCAATTCTTGGGCATAAATTCAAGCTTAGTGCAGACATGGTGTTTATTTGGTTACTCTCTATTCATCTTCATTCCTGCTTCG TTCCTCATGCTCATCCCATTGGAAGTTTTCAAGTGGATTATCATTGCTCTTGTGGGCCTGGAATCAGCTTTTTTTGTTGGTCACAATATGCAGTCTCAAATAAAGGCTCATAGCAATAATTGGACAATACCTGTTTTTAGTTCATTTGTACTACAGCTCTGCTTAGCACTAGTCATAAAGTTATGTTTTTTTGCATGA
- the LOC131046361 gene encoding uncharacterized protein LOC131046361 isoform X3 encodes MPVFQRVIFLAPCLADAPGGVGAVGEGNAQPSNGWKGFFSITSYRPYFNVDTYDVVERIIHSLYPHRGDFVEKIAHNPDMYGPIWISTTLVFLAAVLGNYASYLSFEPSTTDTEWVYDINYVTLAAAIFYAYICLVPVGFYFLHQFLGINSSLVQTWCLFGYSLFIFIPASFLMLIPLEVFKWIIIALVGLESAFFVGHNMQSQIKAHSNNWTIPVFSSFVLQLCLALVIKLCFFA; translated from the exons AGCAGATGCACCTGGCGGGGTTGGTGCTGTTGGTGAGGGGAATGCACAGCCATCAAATGGATGGAAAGGTTTTTTCAGCATTACATCCTACAGGCCTTACTTCAATGTGGACACTTATGATGTGGTTGAGAGAATTATCCACTCGCTGTATCCACACCGTGGAGACTTTGTTGAAAAGATTGCCCACAACCCTGATAT GTATGGACCTATCTGGATCTCTACAACTCTAGTCTTCTTGGCAGCTGTTCTCGGAAATTATGCATCCTATTTATCTTTTGAGCCAAGTACCACTGATACAGAATGGGTTTATGACATCAATTATGTGACCCTGGCTGCAGCcatattctatgcatatatatgccTTGTTCCAGTTGGATTCTACTTTTTACACCAATTCTTGGGCATAAATTCAAGCTTAGTGCAGACATGGTGTTTATTTGGTTACTCTCTATTCATCTTCATTCCTGCTTCG TTCCTCATGCTCATCCCATTGGAAGTTTTCAAGTGGATTATCATTGCTCTTGTGGGCCTGGAATCAGCTTTTTTTGTTGGTCACAATATGCAGTCTCAAATAAAGGCTCATAGCAATAATTGGACAATACCTGTTTTTAGTTCATTTGTACTACAGCTCTGCTTAGCACTAGTCATAAAGTTATGTTTTTTTGCATGA
- the LOC131046361 gene encoding uncharacterized protein LOC131046361 isoform X2: MSRGYASLPTSHLPGSVPAVIDSDPRLLKSGDAPGGVGAVGEGNAQPSNGWKGFFSITSYRPYFNVDTYDVVERIIHSLYPHRGDFVEKIAHNPDMYGPIWISTTLVFLAAVLGNYASYLSFEPSTTDTEWVYDINYVTLAAAIFYAYICLVPVGFYFLHQFLGINSSLVQTWCLFGYSLFIFIPASFLMLIPLEVFKWIIIALVGLESAFFVGHNMQSQIKAHSNNWTIPVFSSFVLQLCLALVIKLCFFA, from the exons GCTGTGATAGACAGTGATCCAAGGCTGCTGAAATCTGGAG ATGCACCTGGCGGGGTTGGTGCTGTTGGTGAGGGGAATGCACAGCCATCAAATGGATGGAAAGGTTTTTTCAGCATTACATCCTACAGGCCTTACTTCAATGTGGACACTTATGATGTGGTTGAGAGAATTATCCACTCGCTGTATCCACACCGTGGAGACTTTGTTGAAAAGATTGCCCACAACCCTGATAT GTATGGACCTATCTGGATCTCTACAACTCTAGTCTTCTTGGCAGCTGTTCTCGGAAATTATGCATCCTATTTATCTTTTGAGCCAAGTACCACTGATACAGAATGGGTTTATGACATCAATTATGTGACCCTGGCTGCAGCcatattctatgcatatatatgccTTGTTCCAGTTGGATTCTACTTTTTACACCAATTCTTGGGCATAAATTCAAGCTTAGTGCAGACATGGTGTTTATTTGGTTACTCTCTATTCATCTTCATTCCTGCTTCG TTCCTCATGCTCATCCCATTGGAAGTTTTCAAGTGGATTATCATTGCTCTTGTGGGCCTGGAATCAGCTTTTTTTGTTGGTCACAATATGCAGTCTCAAATAAAGGCTCATAGCAATAATTGGACAATACCTGTTTTTAGTTCATTTGTACTACAGCTCTGCTTAGCACTAGTCATAAAGTTATGTTTTTTTGCATGA